Proteins from one Fragaria vesca subsp. vesca linkage group LG6, FraVesHawaii_1.0, whole genome shotgun sequence genomic window:
- the LOC101312660 gene encoding cytochrome P450 716B1-like, with the protein MRHSPLCLFCISAATFVLIILFLKHKKRFGKSKGKLPPGEMGLPWIGQTMEFYKAQQKNSLFDDFVQPRIAKYGKIFTTHLMGSPTVIVNGANANKFLLSNEFKLVISSWPSASVQLMGKDSIMEKQGERHRCLRGLIGSSLGQAGLETSVPKICNLMKLHLDTKWKGQDEISLYRSTKVLTFSIVFECLLGINVKADMLGTFERVLEGVFAAPINFPGSRFWRAKKARKDIEQMLVKIVREKKMQMEEGKIQEEEQGGMLLSRLVAGMIRGEITEKEVVDNVVLLVFAAHDTTSFAIAMTFKMLAQHPYCHSVLLEEHAEIMRSKTPGDQNLTLDDTKKMKYTWQVARESMRLFPPIFGSFRKAIADIEYEGFTIPKGWKVLWTTFGTHYNSEYFEDPSSFNPSRFEETVPPYAFLAFGGGPRVCAGYQLAKLNILIFVHFIVTRYNWSLLYADEPISMDPLPFPSYGMPIKITPKLF; encoded by the exons ATGAGGCACAGTCCACTTTGTTTGTTCTGTATATCAGCTGCAACATTTGTCCTGATCATTCTTTTCTTGAAGCACAAGAAACGGTTTGGCAAAAGCAAGGGAAAGCTACCACCGGGGGAAATGGGGCTTCCCTGGATAGGTCAAACAATGGAGTTCTACAAAGCTCAACAGAAGAACAGTTTGTTTGATGATTTTGTGCAACCGAGGATAGCTAAGTATGGCAAAATCTTCACAACACATTTGATGGGATCACCAACTGTGATTGTGAATGGAGCCAATGCTAATAAGTTCCTGCTTTCCAATGAGTTCAAGCTGGTCATAAGCTCGTGGCCTTCGGCGTCGGTTCAGCTCATGGGGAAGGACTCCATCATGGAAAAGCAAGGGGAGAGGCACCGCTGCCTTCGCGGGCTTATAGGCTCTAGCCTTGGCCAGGCAGGGCTTGAGACTTCGGTGCCTAAAATATGTAACTTAATGAAGTTGCATTTGGACACAAAATGGAAAGGTCAGGATGAGATAAGCCTGTATCGTTCAACGAAAGTCTTGACTTTTTCGATAGTATTTGAGTGCTTGTTGGGGATCAATGTGAAGGCAGATATGTTGGGAACATTTGAGAGGGTTTTGGAAGGGGTTTTTGCAGCACCAATCAATTTTCCAGGGTCCAGGTTTTGGCGAGCAAAGAAAGCGAGGAAGGACATTGAACAAATGCTGGTTAAAATAGTAAGAGAGAAGAAGATGCAAATGGAAGAAGGCAAGATACAAGAAGAGGAGCAGGGAGGGATGTTGCTGTCTCGATTAGTGGCTGGGATGATTCGAGGAGAAATTACTGAAAAGGAGGTTGTTGATAATGTGGTTTTGCTGGTGTTTGCAGCTCATGATACTACTTCTTTTGCCATTGCCATGACATTCAAAATGTTGGCTCAGCATCCATATTGCCACAGCGTCCTACTTGAAG AACATGCTGAGATAATGAGAAGCAAAACACCTGGTGATCAAAATCTGACATTGGATGACACAAAGAAGATGAAGTACACCTGGCAGGTTGCTCGTGAAAGCATGCGCCTTTTCCCTCCCATCTTCGGCTCATTCAGGAAAGCCATTGCTGATATTGAATATGAAGGATTCACTATCCCAAAAGGATGGAAG GTATTGTGGACAACATTTGGAACACATTACAATTCAGAGTACTTTGAAGATCCCTCGAGTTTCAATCCAAGCCGGTTTGAGGAGACTGTTCCACCATATGCCTTTCTGGCATTCGGAGGAGGGCCAAGAGTTTGTGCAGGGTACCAACTTGCTAAGCTGAACATCCTCATTTTCGTGCATTTCATCGTGACTCGTTATAACTGGTCTTTGCTATATGCTGATGAGCCTATATCCATGGATCCTCTTCCATTTCCTTCATATGGAATGCCTATTAAAATTACTCCAAAGTTGTTTTGA